GAAGCCTCACATCCTCAACACTATGGTGAACTGGGCAGAGTTGCCCATCGATCTGATTACTGAGATTGCAAAGCGTGTTAAAGTGATTGAAGATTTCATTGCTTTTGGTGCCGTTTATACCTCATGGCGAACTGCTGCTTCAAAGCAAAATTTTGATGTGCTTTCGCCCCAAGTCCCATTGCTTATGTTGGGTGCCAAAGATGACGATTATCGAGAATTTTACTCTCTTTCCAAGAAGAAAGTTTCACGCATATTTCTCCCGGAAGCTAGAGGACGAGAGTGTTTACCATATGTGGGATGGCTTTGCACTGTGGCAAATAATACGGGGGAGATGAACTTGTTGCATCCTTTTTCTCGAATAAAAATACAGCTTCCCTCCCGAAAAGATTTACTGTCTTTTCATGGTCTCGATTATCTCGAAATACCACGTGAAGGAAAGCGTTGGCACTGCATAGACAAAGCTATCTTATCTGCAAATCCATCTCTTACATCAGATTATACGTTGTTGGTGCACTATTATGGAGGAGGTTCTTCTTTGGCTTTTTGGCGACCCGGAGATCTTAATTGGACGGAGATTGATGTTGTTACTGATGGTGGAGTCTGCAATATAATTTTTTGTAAGGGCCAATTTTATTCCGTGAGTTACTGTGGCGAAGTATGGGTTTATGATATTGCAGGGCCTAACATTACTCAACCAAGTATACAAACATGCTTGCTTGCTGAGCTTGAagatgatatgtttaaaccgCCTTCAGTTCAGTTCTACCTAGTTGAGTTATCTGGTGCACTATTACTTGTTACTCGATATGCAATCAAAAGCATACGTGATGATCCAAACGGTACTTTTAAGagctttaaatttaaaatatctGAATTAGATATAACCAAAGGTAAATTCAAAGACGAGGATATTAAAACCTTGGGAGATTCATCAATTTTTTTTGGGTCGCAATGGAGCAAGTTGCATTGACTCTTCTAAGTTTTCAGGAATCAAACCTAATCACATATATTTTACTGATGATTGGTTAGAGTATGTTAGAAATGTGGAAAGAGGGGTTGGAAGAGATATGGGCGCTTACAATATAGAAGATGAAAAAATTGAATCATTTTATTCTGGATTGTCAGTAAGTCTTATTTGCCCACCAACTTGGGTTATGCCATCACTAATAATGTGATTGCAACTTATTGTTTGTTTTGAATTGTTATTTTTACCGTATAATCATTTTAAAAGCTAAGTTAATCTAGTTATTCTCCTTCGTTGTAATCTTGGATGGTGGATTATTGTTGTGTTTAATAGATGATCGAGGCTTATGATATTTAGTCAAACATTATTAATAGGATAGCAATTTGAATTTTTGAACTATTAGCTAATAATTGACTATGACGAAACTAAAGATTTTCCATAGTATTAGTAGTACAAGTGATtaaattgagaattttgcatCACAACCCATCTTTAGAAAACGTACTAAAAAATACACCAAAAAAGAAACTAATATTTGGTCTAAACGAATTGCAAGAACTGTTAATCTCCTTTTTAAGTAAAGCGATTTTAGTAGAGTTGAAGAAGAGTTATCTATGAACTACTAAAGAGTCAAATTTAGCCCCCAAAAAAACAATGCATCTAACCTATCCAGATTTGGACAAGTTGAGctaaacatattttttttaatgaaaattagcTTAAATAGTCGTCAATCCAAGTGTTTAAACTTAAAATAATCAgcgaatgtataatatatgtataatccatGTATAATCCTATAATCAtcatataatctatgtatactgaTCAGAAAAGTAAAAAGTGAATTGGAccggctatttatgtaaagatcaACCTCATTTTTTGTTCACTTATACCCCAATCATTAGGAAACAATTTTGTATAAGACATTAGGGttcaataaaaaatataattttttttacctaaaatagaaacatatataatatgtgtataatcgtataatctatgtatacttaccaaaaaagtaaaaaagtgaattggaccggctatttatgtaaagatcaACCTCATTGTTTGTtgagatttttaccttcctatacattatttgaaactttattaccctcccccACCCtaatcaagtttcaatttaattacatgaccatatacaatttaccaattatatacaaataagttttaaatgagtatccttttatattaggaattgaataaggaatatcagttatttccttatccctttatacttgcccactctctctctctctctctctctctctactctccttctctatttttctctccaatttttcttcatttgatgttctctgttttttatgctttcttgttgtatagagttttaatgaaattcatcaatgaatttcaatcgttttaacttagcaatttcctttcatgttgcacaattggtgttcaaattaaaattgttgtcacgacccaaaccaatggacCGCGAGGGGAACCCGATGCCTTACCTAATCGagcaccaacataacgtatctttcttatcatatcatcatgggtaaatgggccagaaatAACGTCATGAaataactagaataaaatataTGGGAATACTAGATAGGacaacccaacatgatatagaaacttatacatgtggcatacgggcctataagaccgacatgatcatttgtacactcaaaacataggccgacaaggccatacaagtatccatatacatgggatatgtctacaagcctctacgagtACATATACGTCATAATGGTCGGGACAAGTTCtgtcataccaatcaatacatgtccaaatcatactgactaaataggcaactccggagcaagtggagtgctccaacaccttccactgagctgatagcctactaggaggactctcaacctatctatcgggacctacgggcatgtaaggcatgaaagtagtatataaaagatatgaaagaaacaTGAAGTAAATATCTCAGCCCGTAAGTCTGAAcaactctatgaatcatgaaacgTTTATAGtgccatgcatgtgcgtataaatgtcacatcatgcatagttatgtgcgtacataacatcattaagtctctgagggcatctcatcatatcatatcagcctctgtgggcgaaatcatcaacgtagtctagctgatcaggtggtggtacgtatataacgccataaccctccccatatcccatatacatataatatatgcgtatataacgccatctggtcatgggtcaatgtacatgtataaatgaatggaatgcataatgaagtaagtcaataagatctctcggataaactttatcaacttacctATTTTTTTGacacccatgaacaaaagatataataataacaCATGTGGAATCTACAACATATGCACTCCTAGCGCTTCTATGAAaagaggcatttatgaaagttacgcgtttgctcgtttcgtttgtatcgtatggatcatgccaaaaggaaagaagggatatacttaacataccttaactccttTGAGTCATTAATATCTTCAAAGCAATTCTTCAAGCAACTCAACTCAGTCTACTAtaacataaggagattcaaaatcagtgttgagtaaaggctaagttcgcaacttaaactagtagtttgtttacgtaaatttgggcagcatctcccctgtaacaagagcctcctACAATACCATGTACCAACAACAATGACCAAAGCAATCCAGAAAtatataattatcaataacaagacaccatataacaataACAAGTCataactacttcacgacgagcggcaagctccaaTTGGAATACGTATACCAATTGGAATACATTTAGCTTATAACATCCCTCAATGtcaccatagaagtgacttaagctaatcttcacttgcaatctcaagtttcatgtttctttcattaatTCACTTGATCAACATATATACATGCGTAACAACATAAACCATATTATAATAAATTTATTTTCGCCATTTTCCAGCCATAACAAAAAATAACAACATCACTTCCCCTTTCAAGTGTTATCTTGTAatcttcatccaaataacttaaccaacacatatataagattaatcacaacaaatagggtgttatacataccttaaacAATATGGAAAATctcgaaccaaagcttcccttagcTTACAAGAACTCTTAatcacatcacaacaccatagaggtTGTCTTCTTCAACTAGGCTAACTTTGATATTTGATTATGGTGTATTtctttggaatttgtttggagccttTTGGGAAATGTttgggagggtttggagagtgtgagGTTGGAAAGAGGACGAAAAATGAGCAAAGCTCATCCCAAAAACGATATAAGAATAAGTGAAGGTCGGGAcccgaccaagtgggtcccataggggcttCCTACGCAGCCTCACAAAAACGTAAATATCTCTCTacaccgatgtcgtattgacgaaCGGTTTGCAGAGTTAGAAATTATATAAATGGggatttaattccatataaatatcTCCCTGTAACTttcaatatattgggagaaaattgcctCGCAACCTAGTCTATAAACCTGACAGTTTCTCTAAAGTGCGACgacgtgacttggcgaccctactttaaaaatccatatttctctacccccg
The DNA window shown above is from Nicotiana tomentosiformis chromosome 8, ASM39032v3, whole genome shotgun sequence and carries:
- the LOC104089513 gene encoding putative F-box protein At5g55150 — encoded protein: MVNWAELPIDLITEIAKRVKVIEDFIAFGAVYTSWRTAASKQNFDVLSPQVPLLMLGAKDDDYREFYSLSKKKVSRIFLPEARGRECLPYVGWLCTVANNTGEMNLLHPFSRIKIQLPSRKDLLSFHGLDYLEIPREGKRWHCIDKAILSANPSLTSDYTLLVHYYGGGSSLAFWRPGDLNWTEIDVVTDGGVCNIIFCKGQFYSVSYCGEVWVYDIAGPNITQPSIQTCLLAELEDDMFKPPSVQFYLVELSGALLLVTRYAIKSIRDDPNGTFKSFKFKISELDITKGIKPNHIYFTDDWLEYVRNVERGVGRDMGAYNIEDEKIESFYSGLSVSLICPPTWVMPSLIM